A window of Costertonia aggregata contains these coding sequences:
- a CDS encoding RidA family protein — protein MKKIITTKKAPAPIGPYNQAVLSGNTLYISGQIPMNPGTGNLIEGDIKAETKQSMENLKAILNEAGMTFENVVKASIFVKDMHQFNAINEVYASYFNTDTAPARETVEVANLPKFVNVEISMIAVN, from the coding sequence ATGAAAAAGATAATCACCACTAAAAAAGCCCCAGCCCCAATAGGCCCCTACAACCAAGCAGTACTTTCTGGGAATACGCTATATATCTCGGGGCAAATACCCATGAATCCCGGTACCGGAAATCTCATAGAAGGTGACATCAAGGCAGAAACGAAACAATCCATGGAAAATTTGAAGGCCATTCTCAACGAAGCTGGAATGACTTTTGAAAATGTGGTAAAGGCGTCTATTTTTGTAAAGGATATGCATCAATTCAACGCCATAAACGAAGTCTATGCTTCTTATTTTAATACAGATACAGCTCCTGCAAGGGAAACGGTCGAAGTAGCAAACCTTCCCAAGTTCGTAAATGTGGAGATTTCAATGATCGCGGTAAACTAA
- a CDS encoding putative LPS assembly protein LptD yields the protein MLFCGIGCLSAQEDRIKPLPIKALGDTIVAPLLPPTILQDTTVTDSIEIDSLNKKRPLLLDKIKYKAKDSIKLSQKNQKIYLYNEAEIYYQDTELKAGIIIMDYIKNEVYAGRIKDSLGNYSQLPYFKQGENVVIPDSIRFNFDTQKALIWNSRTEQQAGLGQLGSDAMKVYAEITKKENDSVYFLSEGKLTTSKDTIDPDYYIRVKKAKFVPKKKVIAGFSNLYIVDIPTPIALPFAYFPLSTGRVAGVLMPTFGNDPNRGYFLQNGGYYVPIGDYADLTLTGDIYTNGSYGIRTQSVYMKRYKYRGNVNFRYENLITSQKGFDDYTRSTIYNIQISHSQDPKNNPNSRFSASVNLGSSTYFQNSLNRINAANRQNNNLSSSISYSKTFTGYPSVNLNVTATHNQNTNTEVINMTLPTLQGSVERIFPFAKRDGIKKGILQNVNFQYNVRAENRIQTTDSLFFKSGMFDDAKVGARHTIPLSTNFKVAKHFSVTVGGNYEDVWTLNTFEREFDPETNREIVTDTINGFDRYNRYGLSASIGTTLYGTFNFGEDKKIQAIRHVMRPQISYGYAPSFEQFYDTFLDENNQPFLDTNGMPRQYSRFEGTLNGAPGLTQSSSMTFSLQNTLEAKVRDKDSTATEPKKISLLSNFNLATSYNFEADSLKLAPISLNGATALFNKKMAINFRAILDPYAIDNNGTRINTFNIQNGGSLLRLPQASANISYSLSSEIFKSKEDREPEDEENSYNAASGGRTDDLFGYENDPNSRDFDNRSLDGSDEDIENPIYGTKIPWDVRLAYVINYSNRNRDPNITNHTLMFSGNIQLSPRWSLRGNSGYDFVGKGFVNTNLGFQRDLKSFTLRFDWTPFGRFTSWNFFIGIKSSLLKDLKWENRSQPPIIVR from the coding sequence ATGCTGTTCTGTGGCATTGGATGCCTATCCGCTCAAGAAGACCGTATAAAACCCCTTCCCATAAAAGCGTTGGGCGATACCATAGTGGCCCCGTTATTACCTCCTACGATACTACAAGATACTACGGTAACGGATTCTATCGAGATAGATTCGCTGAACAAAAAAAGGCCACTTTTACTCGATAAAATAAAATACAAGGCAAAAGATTCCATCAAATTAAGCCAAAAAAACCAAAAAATATACCTGTATAACGAAGCTGAAATCTATTATCAAGATACTGAACTAAAGGCGGGTATCATTATAATGGATTATATTAAAAACGAAGTATATGCCGGACGAATAAAAGACTCTTTGGGCAACTATTCCCAACTCCCCTATTTTAAACAGGGTGAAAATGTGGTAATCCCCGATTCCATTCGTTTTAATTTTGATACTCAAAAGGCACTTATCTGGAACTCAAGAACCGAACAACAAGCCGGTTTGGGGCAATTGGGCAGTGATGCCATGAAGGTCTACGCTGAAATCACCAAAAAAGAAAATGATTCCGTTTATTTTCTGAGCGAAGGAAAACTAACCACCTCTAAGGATACCATTGATCCCGATTATTACATACGGGTGAAAAAAGCAAAATTTGTACCCAAGAAAAAAGTTATTGCCGGTTTCAGCAACCTGTATATCGTTGACATACCAACACCCATTGCATTACCGTTTGCCTATTTCCCACTATCTACAGGGAGAGTCGCCGGTGTTTTGATGCCCACTTTTGGCAATGACCCTAACCGTGGTTACTTTCTACAAAATGGAGGGTATTACGTACCCATAGGCGATTATGCCGATCTCACCCTTACCGGGGATATTTACACCAATGGTAGTTATGGAATAAGAACGCAGTCCGTTTACATGAAACGTTACAAATATAGGGGCAACGTAAATTTCAGGTACGAAAACCTAATAACCAGTCAAAAAGGTTTTGATGATTATACCCGAAGTACTATTTACAACATTCAAATATCACACTCCCAAGATCCCAAAAACAATCCAAATTCCCGGTTTTCGGCATCAGTCAACCTGGGTAGTAGCACATATTTTCAGAATTCACTCAACAGAATCAATGCGGCAAATAGGCAAAACAACAATCTATCATCATCTATATCCTACTCCAAGACCTTTACAGGATACCCATCGGTAAACCTTAATGTAACGGCCACACATAACCAAAATACCAATACCGAGGTCATAAATATGACCCTACCCACTTTGCAAGGTAGTGTGGAGCGTATTTTTCCGTTTGCAAAAAGAGACGGCATAAAAAAAGGAATTTTGCAAAACGTGAACTTTCAATATAATGTGAGGGCGGAAAACAGAATACAGACTACTGACTCTCTTTTTTTTAAATCCGGCATGTTTGATGATGCCAAGGTCGGCGCAAGGCATACCATACCATTAAGCACCAATTTTAAAGTAGCCAAGCATTTTAGTGTGACCGTGGGAGGAAATTATGAGGATGTTTGGACCTTGAACACATTTGAACGTGAATTTGACCCCGAAACCAACCGGGAAATCGTAACCGATACCATTAATGGTTTTGATCGATATAATCGATATGGTTTAAGCGCCAGCATAGGAACAACGTTATACGGTACTTTCAATTTTGGGGAAGATAAAAAGATACAGGCTATACGGCATGTAATGCGGCCGCAGATCAGTTATGGTTATGCACCCTCGTTCGAACAGTTCTACGATACTTTTTTGGATGAGAACAATCAACCTTTTTTGGACACTAATGGCATGCCCCGGCAATACAGTAGGTTTGAAGGTACGTTGAACGGTGCACCGGGCCTTACACAATCTAGCTCAATGACCTTTTCACTACAGAATACCTTGGAGGCCAAAGTGCGAGATAAGGATTCAACCGCAACCGAACCCAAAAAAATATCGTTGTTGAGCAACTTCAATCTAGCCACTTCATACAATTTTGAAGCAGATTCCCTTAAGCTTGCGCCCATTTCGCTAAATGGGGCAACAGCGCTGTTCAATAAAAAAATGGCCATAAATTTCAGAGCTATTTTAGACCCCTATGCCATTGACAACAATGGCACCCGTATCAATACGTTCAATATCCAGAATGGCGGGAGTTTATTGCGCTTACCACAGGCCAGTGCCAACATTTCCTATTCTTTGAGTAGTGAGATTTTCAAAAGTAAGGAGGATAGGGAACCAGAGGACGAAGAGAACAGTTACAATGCAGCCAGTGGAGGGCGTACAGACGATTTGTTCGGATACGAAAACGACCCCAATAGTCGCGATTTTGATAATCGTTCCTTAGATGGTAGCGATGAAGATATTGAAAACCCCATATATGGTACCAAAATACCCTGGGACGTTCGTTTGGCCTATGTCATAAATTACTCCAATAGAAACAGAGATCCAAATATCACGAACCATACCCTTATGTTTTCAGGGAACATACAACTCTCCCCTAGATGGAGTCTTCGGGGGAATTCGGGGTATGATTTCGTAGGTAAAGGGTTTGTAAATACAAACTTGGGCTTTCAGAGGGATTTAAAGAGTTTTACGCTAAGATTCGACTGGACTCCTTTTGGCCGTTTCACCAGTTGGAATTTCTTTATAGGCATCAAAAGTTCATTGCTGAAAGACCTTAAATGGGAAAATAGAAGCCAGCCCCCGATCATTGTGAGATAA
- a CDS encoding N-acetylmuramoyl-L-alanine amidase family protein, translating to MTVKRFYLIPLFFLICTLFSFIKNDIEDNKPFVVVLDAGHGGHDPGNLGNGYLEKNIALNIVLKVGEILEKEKNIKVIYTRDDDTFIDLYVRGEIANKANADLFVSVHCDSHSSDAHGAGTFVLGLHANKQNFEIAKKENSVIYLEDNYQDRYAKYDINSPESVIGLTIMQEEFLDQSILLAKMMQDNFSGKLKRTDRKVKQAGFIVLHQTFMPSVLVETGFLTNKDEGSYLNSKKGQSEMGNAIAQAILQYRNEVKPMDAITKTETSPALDGEPIIEKNNPETATKENVANKIEEAPKKEAMVVEKKIVEAKTETKSEKQGSIALKEPKKEIVQEKKPVDNTAVINKDASHIVFKVQILASSKNISLIPENFKGLNTLTKEPFKNLYRYMYGDTGSYSQAKLLKSNADAKGYTSSYVVSYKDGVRIPIKEALKYVSE from the coding sequence ATGACTGTGAAACGTTTTTACCTTATCCCACTTTTTTTCTTAATCTGCACATTATTTTCTTTTATCAAGAATGATATCGAAGATAATAAACCTTTCGTAGTTGTTCTTGATGCTGGTCATGGGGGGCATGATCCCGGGAATTTGGGTAACGGTTACCTGGAAAAAAATATTGCCTTGAACATTGTGCTCAAGGTCGGTGAGATATTGGAAAAAGAGAAAAACATAAAAGTAATTTACACCCGTGACGATGATACTTTCATAGACCTTTACGTTAGGGGGGAAATAGCGAACAAGGCGAATGCCGATTTATTCGTGTCGGTTCACTGTGATTCCCACTCCTCCGATGCACATGGGGCAGGTACTTTTGTTCTTGGGCTGCATGCGAACAAGCAGAATTTCGAGATTGCCAAAAAAGAGAACTCCGTTATCTATTTAGAGGATAATTATCAAGATCGGTATGCCAAATATGACATAAATTCGCCCGAATCGGTCATCGGCCTTACCATAATGCAAGAGGAGTTCTTGGACCAAAGTATTTTATTGGCCAAAATGATGCAGGATAACTTTTCGGGTAAATTAAAGCGAACCGATCGTAAAGTCAAGCAAGCGGGTTTTATTGTTCTGCACCAAACCTTTATGCCCAGTGTACTTGTAGAAACGGGTTTTTTGACCAACAAGGATGAGGGTAGCTATCTAAATTCGAAAAAAGGGCAGTCAGAAATGGGAAATGCTATTGCACAAGCTATTTTACAGTACAGGAACGAAGTAAAACCGATGGATGCAATCACAAAAACAGAAACATCCCCTGCATTGGATGGCGAACCCATAATTGAAAAAAACAATCCAGAGACAGCTACAAAAGAAAACGTAGCGAACAAAATAGAAGAGGCTCCGAAGAAGGAAGCCATGGTAGTGGAAAAAAAGATTGTTGAAGCGAAAACCGAGACCAAGTCCGAAAAACAAGGATCGATTGCATTAAAGGAGCCCAAAAAAGAGATAGTACAAGAGAAAAAACCTGTTGATAATACTGCTGTAATAAACAAAGACGCATCCCATATCGTATTCAAGGTACAAATTTTGGCAAGTTCAAAGAACATCAGCCTAATTCCTGAAAATTTTAAGGGACTCAATACCTTGACCAAAGAGCCATTTAAAAACTTATACCGGTACATGTATGGTGATACAGGTTCCTATTCACAGGCCAAACTATTAAAATCCAATGCCGATGCCAAAGGATACACGTCATCATATGTTGTATCATACAAAGACGGGGTTCGTATACCTATTAAGGAAGCACTAAAATACGTATCCGAATAA
- a CDS encoding MlaD family protein, whose amino-acid sequence MKLSREIKTGIIVIGGILLFIMGYSYLKASPLFDDSKTFYAVYKNVGGLQPGTQVTINGLTVGKVQDIKFKDRSGSLVVTFSVNNSLEFSKNSRAELYDTGIIGGKGIQIRPAFDGSRMAKTGDTLATDTRPGLTELVQQKLTPLQLKVEDAVSNADSLLINVNEILDDDTKRELRESIKGLNLLVRSFQQSANGLNTLLNDNKEQLDGSIQNIGKITENFAKLSDSLNNMQLGKTMKGLQSTIASLDMLLGKIEKGEGSLGKLANNEELYDNLSNASRELDLLLQDFRLNPKRYVNVSVFGKKQKDYTLPEEDPAEKIEN is encoded by the coding sequence TTGAAACTATCCAGAGAAATCAAAACAGGTATTATCGTTATTGGGGGCATACTTCTCTTTATTATGGGGTATAGCTATTTAAAGGCATCACCACTTTTTGATGATAGCAAGACCTTTTATGCGGTATACAAAAATGTTGGTGGTCTGCAGCCGGGTACCCAAGTAACCATCAATGGGCTTACCGTAGGCAAGGTACAGGATATCAAGTTTAAGGATAGGTCGGGAAGTTTGGTCGTAACCTTTTCCGTAAACAACAGTTTGGAGTTTTCCAAGAACAGTAGGGCAGAGTTGTACGATACAGGTATAATCGGTGGTAAGGGTATACAGATAAGACCTGCTTTTGATGGGTCTAGAATGGCTAAAACAGGAGATACGCTAGCAACCGATACACGCCCCGGTCTAACAGAGCTGGTACAACAAAAATTAACTCCGTTACAGCTAAAGGTCGAGGATGCCGTTTCGAATGCAGATTCTCTTTTGATCAACGTAAACGAAATTTTGGATGATGATACCAAAAGGGAATTGCGTGAAAGTATAAAAGGGCTTAATTTGCTGGTCAGGAGTTTTCAACAGAGCGCCAATGGTTTAAATACATTGCTAAACGATAACAAAGAGCAGTTGGACGGGTCTATCCAAAATATTGGGAAGATTACCGAAAATTTTGCCAAACTATCAGATTCACTGAACAATATGCAACTTGGTAAGACCATGAAGGGCTTACAATCTACGATAGCGAGCCTAGATATGCTTTTGGGTAAAATAGAAAAGGGAGAGGGCTCTTTGGGTAAATTGGCCAATAACGAAGAATTATATGATAATTTGTCCAACGCCTCGCGCGAATTGGATTTGTTGCTTCAAGATTTTAGGCTCAATCCCAAACGGTACGTAAATGTATCGGTATTTGGTAAAAAACAGAAAGACTATACGTTGCCAGAGGAAGATCCGGCAGAAAAAATCGAGAATTAG